The sequence CGACCTGATCGGCCGGCCCGCGGTCAGCGTCAGCGTGCCGGACCCGGAGAACCCTGGCACGTTCAACCGGGTCTACTTCACCCCGGAAAGCCATCATTACCTCGGCCAGGACGAGAACGGGAAGGTCAACAATCCCTGCACCTTCGACGCCCGAGAGGTTGTACTGGCGAGCGGCTGGGTCGGCTCCATCGGCCAGACCGTCCCCCGCCATGACCATTCCTGAAGCCCATCCGGACCCAGAAATCGGCGCCGTCGTCACAGTCGCTCGACTGTGCCGACGGCGCCGGTTGTCGAAAGCGCGGTCGCCAGATCATCCCCCTTTTGTCCGGTGAGGGCGCCGTTTTGTTCTAGTTCGCAGACCTGGACCTGGGTTCTGTGTCGGGTTGCGCCGCTTGCTGCGGGTGGTTTCAGCCTGCTACGGGTAGGCCCATGCGGCACCGGCGGCTGGATCGTTCACGTTGAGGACGTCGTAGAGCTGGTTGCCGACCAGCCCGTCGGTCTCAATTGCCCAGATGCCGTGCGGGTTGCTGATCAGGTGGATGAGCGTGTTCCCATCTCGTTGCAGGCGGTGGCTTTCGCCGACCATGAAGTCATTGAGTTCTGTATTGTTCGTGAAGGTGTACATCGTCGCGTTATTTATGCTGCTGTTTGCTGATACGACGCATTTGCTCGTCGGCGGTTCGGGGTTGGGGACGGAACAGCCGAGGCCCCTGAGGTCGTAGGCGAGGCGAGCGAGAGTTCTCCGTTGGTCGGCCGGGAAGGGCTGTGAGACGTCGGTGACTGCCGGGTCGTTGTAGACCGAAGGGGGTCGGGAAGACGACGTGGCGGGGTGTGTCCTTTGCTGAGGTGGCAATGTGGTCGGCTGTGTGCCCCGGCCCACCGTGGACTCCACCTGAGCGGACGTATAGGTCGCGGGGACACCGCTGGGCGATGTCAAAAATGTCCTCGGGGTCGGGGTTAGCGATGTGCGCCCAGTTGACCCGGCAACGAGCGTAATCGCCCGGGGCACGATGAACGGCGCGGCGCCGACGAGAGCCACAGCGACGCAGGCAAACACGATCCAGCCTGGGCGGGGGCGCGGCCTGGCAGAGCGCTCGGAACTCGTCTGCGTCGGCATGGGTGAGTCGCCACCGCGCGCAGGTGCTTCGGCGGTCTCGCTCGTGGAAGGGGCATCGTTGGTAGCGGTCGTCAATCCGGGGAAAGTTGGAGACTCTCCGGGCGGGATCTGTCGGGGAGCGACTAGTTCCGGCGGCGGCGGAGTGTGGCCCGGAAAGTTCGGTGCGGACGACGGTTTGGCGCGTCCCACAATGGCGTAGGCGATCATGTCGAGGAGGTGGCTGCGGGCGGCGTCAGCGTGGTGGTTGAACAGGTCCAAGGAGACCACCTCGCCGAGCAGGCCTGGGCGGGCGCAGTCCTCGACGCGGATAGGAATGAGTCTTCGGGCGAATCCCTGAGGGTCGGCACGGTATACGGCCTGCCACTCCGCCCGGCCGTATACCGACGTGAGATACGCATCCGACAAGATTGCTACAGTGCGCTCGGCGCCGAGGATTCCTTCTTCCATCTGCGTCTGCCAGTGCGAGCCCGGCACGAAATCCCAGACTTGAATAAGAACCCGGTAACCTGCGGTCTCCAGCTGCCAGGCGACCCACTCGGCCCACGCTTGGTCGCGCCCGGTGTAGGAAACGAAGAAATGCCACCGTGACTCGGGCGCCACGCCCTCGGCCACCTCCTCGTCGACGGCCTCGCGCTCCGGCTCTGCCGCGGGCACCGAACGAACCGGCCTGCGGCCGGCCGCCCGGTATCCTACCCCACACGAACGGTGACCACCCTAGCGCTCGAAGGGACGCAAATTCTGCGCAGGCTGGTTAGTGCCAAGGCACGGTGAATCGGTATGAGAGCTGAGACGAGGCACAGCAAGGTCTCGGGGTATCGCGCGAGGCGATGGCGCTGCTCTGCTTGCCCCAGTCAGGCGTGGGTGCCCGGCGGAGTCGAAATAGCTCAGACCGTGGGTGATCTGCCCGAACGGAATGGGGGACTGATGCTTTGCCCGCTTCAGGCCTTCGGTCCCCGCGACGTCGCCGCGCCGGCCAGTCGGCGCTGGCCGAGCCAGAATGAGTTCATCGCGCGGCCCGTGCCCAGGCAGCAGATGGAATGTCCGCCAGACAGCCTCGCCCGCCGTCACATGTCATGACGGCGGGCGAGGCTGAATCCGGGGGAACGGTCAGGAGTTGGCGGGCTCCAGGCCCAGGCGGAGGGCTGATTCGGGGGCGTGGGCGTCGACGGGCTCGGTGGCCGGCCGGCGGCGGGGGACGAGCAGGGAGCCGAGCGCTCCGGCGGCGGTCACGGCCGCGCCGACGATGAGGGCGGTGCGCAGTCCGTGGGTGAAGTCGACGGCGTTGGTGTAGCCGCCGGCCGCGGCGAAGACCGAGGCGAGGACCGCGATGCCGAACACCCCGCCGGCCTCACGGACGGCGTTGTTGGTTCCGGACGCCACCCCCTCGTACTCGGGAGGTACCGAGCCCATGACCACGTTGGCGACGGGGATGAAGAACAGGGCCATCCCGATCCCGGCGATGATGAAGGAGGGCACCAGCGTCAGGAACGTCGTGTCGGGGGCGAGGACCGCCCGCATCCACAGCAGACCGCCGGTCATCAGAGTCAGCCCGGTGATCATGAGTGGCCGCCCGCCGATCCGGTCGGACAGCGGGCCGGCGATCGGGGCCACGAGCAGCGGCATGACCGTCCAGGGCAGGGTGCGCAGCCCGGCACCGAGCGGCGAGTAGCCCATGACGTTCTGCAGGTACTGGGAGAGCAGGAAGATCGAGCCGAACATCCCGAAGGAGAAGAAGACCGAGACGGCGTTGACGGCGGCGAACCCGCGGCGGCGGAACAGGCTCACCGGCAGCATCGGGCGCCCGCCGGATCGCTCGGACCGGATCTCCCAGGCGACGAAGGCCGCCAGCCCGACCGCGCCGGCGGCGATCGCGCCGAGCACGCCGGCGCTGGTCCAGCCGTGGTCCTGACCGCGGACGAGGCCGAGCACGACGCCGAACAACCCGAGGCTGACCAGGACGGTGCCGGGGGTGTCGAGGCGGCTGGAGGCCTCGCGGCTCTCGGTGAGCCGGGCGAACGCCAGCGGGATCGCGGCGAGGCCGAGCGGGACGTTCAGCCAGAAGATCCACTGCCAGGCGGCGCCCTGGGTGATGGCTCCGCCGACGAGCGGGCCGAGGGCGATGGCCAGGCCGGACACGCCGCCCCAGATACCCAGGGCGGCCCCGCGGCGTTCGGCGGGAACCGCGGCCGACAGCAGGGTCATCGACAGCGGCAGCACGATCGCCCCGCCCACGCCCTGCACGGCCCGGGCGGCGATGAGGAAGCCGACGTCCGGGGCCAGGGCGGCGGCGGCACTGGCCACGGTGAAGATGGCCAGGCCGGCGGCGAAGACGCGGCGCCGACCGAGCCGGTCACCCAGCGCCGCGGCGGGCAGCAGCAGGACGGCGAAGCTCAGGGTGTACGCGTTCACGGTCCATTCCAGCCCGGCCAGGCTGGCGTGCAGGTGTTCCCGGATCGACGGCAGCGCCATCGTGACCACCAGGTTGTCCAGGGAGGTCATGAACGCGGCGATGCACGTGATGATGATGGTCCAGGTGAGTCGGCTCCGGTCGGTGGTCATCTGAGTCCTTCCGAGGTAGTGACTGACCACTTCCTTGCATGGGCAAAAAACTGGCCGTGCGACCGCAGGACCCTCCGTCAAACCGGAGCGACCTGTAACCGGTCGGCACGAGCCGTCGGCCAGCCGAACACTACGAAAGTAGTGACTGGCCACTTCCTTGTTGGGGCAAAAAAAGATCCTCAGCCGTCGTCGGCGTCACCATCGGCATCGCGATCAGGTCCGGCGGCCGGGTCGCCGCCGAAGCCGCGCGCGATGGCCTCCTTGCTCGCCTTGATGCCCGAGCTGTTCTCGTCGGTAGGGCAGATCAGCTGGGCCCAGCGCTCGTCCACGGCGGGCAGGTCCATGGCGGCCGTGACGTTGCAGAGCATCCCCATGGCGAAGAACGCGCGTAGGACGTCCGGGTCCACCCCGGCCAGGCGCTCGACGGTGTACCACAGATCGCGGAACCCCCGCCGGGTCGCGGCCCGGATGTCCAGGTCTGCGCAGGCCGCGTAGGCCTGCATCTGCATCAGGAGGTAGCTGGGCTCGGCGAGCAGACCGTTGTAGGCGTTGGCCATGGCGGTCAGCGCCTCCTCGCCGGACAGCTCTCCCGCCGCGCTCTCGAAGGCCGCTACCGTCCGGGCGAAGGTCTCCTTCACCGCGGCCAGGAACAGGCCCTTCTTCGAGCCGAACAGGCGGAACAGGTAAGGCTGGGAGATCCCGACCGCCGCGGCGATCGTCTCGGTCGACGTGCCCTCCAGCCCGCCTCGGGCGAACTCGGAGATGGCCGCCGCGAGCACGGACACGCGACGCTCGTCCGCCGTCTGTCTCGTTCCTGCCGCAGCCATGGCTCGAAGGTAGTGGCCAATCACTTCCTCGTCAAGCTCGCCGTTCGCCGAGTCGCGCGGGTCGGGCTACTCGCGGGGCAGCGCGGCATTGGCGGCCCCGACGCCACTGGCGGCTCCGACGGCCTCGGTGGCTCCGGTGCCAAGGTCATCGTCGGGTATCGGGCCGCCACCGGCCGGCCGCAGCCTGCTCAGGAGCGCCACCGCGACTCCCACCACCCGCCGGCCGAGCCGGAGGAGCAGGTAGAGCATCCCGGCCGCCGGCATCGCGACCAACAGCGTGCTGACGGCCCCGGCGAGCGCGCTGATCAGGTCTCCGCTGGCCAGCGCCCGGCTCGCCTGGCCGAACTCGCCGCGCACCGCCGAGGCTGTCCGGGGCACCACGAAGGGCGCGTAGATCACCAGCATGACGAGGTTCACGAAAATCACCGGGGCGG is a genomic window of Pseudofrankia inefficax containing:
- a CDS encoding toll/interleukin-1 receptor domain-containing protein, with the protein product MPAAEPEREAVDEEVAEGVAPESRWHFFVSYTGRDQAWAEWVAWQLETAGYRVLIQVWDFVPGSHWQTQMEEGILGAERTVAILSDAYLTSVYGRAEWQAVYRADPQGFARRLIPIRVEDCARPGLLGEVVSLDLFNHHADAARSHLLDMIAYAIVGRAKPSSAPNFPGHTPPPPELVAPRQIPPGESPTFPGLTTATNDAPSTSETAEAPARGGDSPMPTQTSSERSARPRPRPGWIVFACVAVALVGAAPFIVPRAITLVAGSTGRTSLTPTPRTFLTSPSGVPATYTSAQVESTVGRGTQPTTLPPQQRTHPATSSSRPPSVYNDPAVTDVSQPFPADQRRTLARLAYDLRGLGCSVPNPEPPTSKCVVSANSSINNATMYTFTNNTELNDFMVGESHRLQRDGNTLIHLISNPHGIWAIETDGLVGNQLYDVLNVNDPAAGAAWAYP
- a CDS encoding DHA2 family efflux MFS transporter permease subunit, which translates into the protein MTTDRSRLTWTIIITCIAAFMTSLDNLVVTMALPSIREHLHASLAGLEWTVNAYTLSFAVLLLPAAALGDRLGRRRVFAAGLAIFTVASAAAALAPDVGFLIAARAVQGVGGAIVLPLSMTLLSAAVPAERRGAALGIWGGVSGLAIALGPLVGGAITQGAAWQWIFWLNVPLGLAAIPLAFARLTESREASSRLDTPGTVLVSLGLFGVVLGLVRGQDHGWTSAGVLGAIAAGAVGLAAFVAWEIRSERSGGRPMLPVSLFRRRGFAAVNAVSVFFSFGMFGSIFLLSQYLQNVMGYSPLGAGLRTLPWTVMPLLVAPIAGPLSDRIGGRPLMITGLTLMTGGLLWMRAVLAPDTTFLTLVPSFIIAGIGMALFFIPVANVVMGSVPPEYEGVASGTNNAVREAGGVFGIAVLASVFAAAGGYTNAVDFTHGLRTALIVGAAVTAAGALGSLLVPRRRPATEPVDAHAPESALRLGLEPANS
- a CDS encoding TetR/AcrR family transcriptional regulator, whose protein sequence is MAAAGTRQTADERRVSVLAAAISEFARGGLEGTSTETIAAAVGISQPYLFRLFGSKKGLFLAAVKETFARTVAAFESAAGELSGEEALTAMANAYNGLLAEPSYLLMQMQAYAACADLDIRAATRRGFRDLWYTVERLAGVDPDVLRAFFAMGMLCNVTAAMDLPAVDERWAQLICPTDENSSGIKASKEAIARGFGGDPAAGPDRDADGDADDG